The DNA segment AAAAAATCGCCGAGACCATGTTCTCGGGCAAAAGTGATGCCTTCCGCCAACCGGTTCTGATCCCCTACCCCCACGAAAACTCCTGGGCCCTGGCCTTCGTCACCAACAACAATCTGGGTGAAATCCAGTACCGCACGGGCACCGATGTGGTGGGTGTCTATGTCCCTACCACGCCCAACCCCACCTCCGGCTTTAATCTCATGATTCCACGCGACCAGGTCATCGAACTGGACATGACCGTGGACGAGGCTCTGCGCATGATCATCTCCCTGGGCGTGGTCGTCCCACCCTGGCAGGGTGATGGCCAGACCGCCGCCCGGGAACTGGAACGCAAGGCTACAGATCCGGACCGTTGAGCCGGATTTTGGCCCAGAAAATCTAACACGAAGGACACGAAGAAAAGCAGAAGG comes from the Natronospira proteinivora genome and includes:
- a CDS encoding DUF502 domain-containing protein translates to MKDLGLLARLRRYFVAGILVLVPIGVTLFALRFLVNLLDRSLNLLPDAIQPENLFGFSIPGLGIVLSLAVLLVTGMLAANFFGRKLVEWGERILNRIPVVRSIYSGSKKIAETMFSGKSDAFRQPVLIPYPHENSWALAFVTNNNLGEIQYRTGTDVVGVYVPTTPNPTSGFNLMIPRDQVIELDMTVDEALRMIISLGVVVPPWQGDGQTAARELERKATDPDR